The Bacillota bacterium genome contains the following window.
GTTAGATAATTCCTTGAAAATATCTGCTAATGAACAACTAGACTTTATTACAAATCTATATCAAGAAGATTTACCTTTTGATAAACGAAATATTAATATAGTAAAAAATATATTAATTAACCAAAAAGCAAAAACAGCTATTCAGGCTGGTAAAACTGGAGCTTGTATTCAAAATGGTAAAGTTTTGGTTGGTTGGTATGTGGGTTATGCCGTTTCTGATGGTAAACCTTATACCTTTGTAACACGAATTGAGAAATTGCCCTCAGATGATTCTCCTAAAATTGGCGGATGGGTAGCAAAAAGAATTACAAAGAATATATTATCTGATTTAAATATCTTAGCACAATAAAAAAATGCTTTTTAAAAAGACGCTAAAGATATATATCCATAATTTGGCGTCTTTATAATTTATTTGTTTAAGTTTTACAAAAGCATTATTAAAATTTCATGAAGCAATTAAGGCTTTCAACTCCGGTTATCCGGAGTTTTTTTTTGTCATGGGGGTGATTACATGACAAGTGATTATAGCCTTATAGAAATCTACGTATATATATTGTAGTAGCCTTATCAACATAGAACCTTATGTGCTGAATAATAATTTAAAATGTATACGTCTTAATTTCTGATAATCTGCTTCAAATTTGATTTAAAGATAAATTGAAGAAAGGATGAATCTAAGGCAAAATAATGTTATTATTCTCGTCAAAGTCAAAATATGGGTTGTAGGCTACTTCCCAGAGGTGCCCATCTGGATCTGCAAAGTAGCCACTGTACCCGCCCCAAAATACTTTTTCAGCTTGCTTCATAATTTTGGCCCCAAATTCTTCAACTGTTCTCAAAACCTCATCAACTTCTTCGGTACTTTTAACATTATAAGCAAGCGTTATTCCTGAGAAACTGCTACCGGCGGATGATACTTTTATATCGTCTGCCAGGGCCTGTTTCGGGTATAGAGCCAAGACTATTACATTTAAAGGGAAGAAAGCAATTAGTTCATTACTTACTTTTGATGTTTTCCAGCCCAGGCCGTCTTTATAAAAAGATAATGACCTTTGTAGATTTTCAACTCCAAGTGTTATAATACTAATTCTTGGGTCCACTACAAGACCTCCTTGTGAAAAATAGTCATGTGCAATTTTACTAAAGAAGTCGACCAAAAGGAATTAATATTCAGGTTATTAA
Protein-coding sequences here:
- a CDS encoding VOC family protein; its protein translation is MDPRISIITLGVENLQRSLSFYKDGLGWKTSKVSNELIAFFPLNVIVLALYPKQALADDIKVSSAGSSFSGITLAYNVKSTEEVDEVLRTVEEFGAKIMKQAEKVFWGGYSGYFADPDGHLWEVAYNPYFDFDENNNIILP